The Micromonas commoda chromosome 17, complete sequence genome includes the window GGCAACTCTCGGCCACAATATCATATTCCGAGGGCACAAGCCTAGTATTCCGCTCAACAAGCGTATACCGAATGTCGATTTCGGGGAATGTCCGTTGCAGTAAGAAGTGCACTGCGTTCTTCCCATAATGCCCTCCAGACTGAAACACCACGCTCAAGTGCCTTCTGAAAGAAGTTGAGCGCAGTTTGCTAGCATGGTGTGCAGAGCTTGCAGTTCGAAGCAAAGGTGTGACCAGGCCAATAGTTGCCAAGAAGAAGCTACTAAAAATTATTCTAAACCACTTTCGGGTTGGTCTGCTGGACATGTCTCCCCTCGACCGTTGAATTAGAGAAGATGGAGCATATCCACAAAATCCCACCCACCCACCTGCATTAGTCGGCTGTAAGTATGTATCGATCGTCGGCTTCGCCGATACACCTGCGGACGGACATTCGTGATGAAATCACTCTTAGCTAGCTAGAGCTATCTCTTCGGCCGCTGGGGAATTCTTATCCGGAACGAGTCCGTTTGCGGAGCAAGTCACGCGCGCTCGCTGGAAAAAATAACTCCGaggtaccttcattcgtgCACGGCGGGAAATGATTTTGCCTATATTTTGCCTATGATGATGTATGGATATGCACGCACGTATGCAATGCAAGATGGGCAAGATAGGCATGCATATATAAACAGCACGTATAGGCAACATTCTATTTGGCCATACGATTTCAAAAAATCACAATAATCATACACTATGAAATCGCGAATGGTAATTTTGATACTTTTGTACCACAAAATTGAGTGGTACTTTCGGCAAATAAAGTACCACAAAAGTACCACATAATTTTGTGGTACTTTTTATTCCTGAGTGGTACTTTTGTGGTACTTTATTTGCCGAAAGTACCACAAAAGTACCACATAATTTTGTGGTACTTATTTTGTGGTACTTTTAATAAATGAAGCGAGCGCTTGCCGCTGGCTCGGCgttaataataataataatatttGTACGTTTTATTTCGTTCATATATTAATACGAATTATTTAATTTTCGCACTGATATTTCGCACGGAGAAAAAatattattattaataaTAATAGCAGCACGACACATATATATTATTGCTAGATATCTATTAGCAGCAGCAATAATATGCTACGTGCGCGTGGGCAcgatattattattatttgCATTTAATAATAATGCAAATAACAATAATATTTTCCTGCGTGCCCGCTgctgggcggcgccgctccgCTTGAAATGCAGCGCGCTTGGCTGGCCAAGCGCGATGCAGTCCCAGCTGTGCGCGGACCCCGCAAAAAAAAAAAAGAAAGTACCACAAAAATTGACGAAAACGGGCTATTATTTAATTTGTACCACAAAAGTACCACAAAATTACCACAAAATTACCATTCGCGATTTCATAgtgataccttcgtattattATAATATCGAATCGCTCATATTATCGATCGTGATTTATTATTTATTTATTTTCGTTCAATATGATATTAAGACAAACCAATCAAGTCAATCTAAATAAGGACATGTTAACCGGTTGAATCCTGAAAATCTATGTGCGAATTTCGCACAAAATCACACCTCGAGGGGCTAATACTTCGTGCGACTTAGCTCGACAACCATAGCGAGTCTTGGCACCGAACTCGAGGACGCCACGTGGGACGATCGGCGGAGTCGCGAAAAAATACGTTCGTGCTTGATCGGGTGACACGACTTTCTTTATTCATTCACAAACGTAGCACAAAAACACGGAGAAGAAACTTTGAACAAAAACTTTAGTGTCGCTCGGAACATGATGAAGCAACGATCGACATATGAGAGGAACATGACGTAAACGAAAGTAGGGACACCGCTAACGACCACCTTCTTTGCTCAGGAGCTTTTGAATGAGCTCCTCGTGCCTGCCTTGACCGGTGCGTAGCTGGTCCTGGCCGGTGCGTAGCTGGTCCTGGCCGGTGCGTAGCTGGTCCTGGCCGGTGCGTAGCTGGTCCTGGCCGGTGCGTAGCTGGTCCTGGCCGGTGCGTAGCTGGTCCTGGCCGGTGCGTAGCTGGTCCTGGCCGGTGCGAAGCTGATCACACGTCGAGTGAAACTCATTTCGAAGCTTTCGCATCATGGAACGCAGATCGCCATCAGTCGACAAGCTCTCCGAGGTCGTTGTTGACGGCTTCTGGAATTTCCTCAGCAGCGCCACCAGCGCGATGCCTGTGAGCGCAAACAcagcctgcgccgcggccaccgaAAGGCTcagtcgcgtcgtcgcgggcaccTCCACGTTGCGGGCGCACTGAAAAGGGCTGTTGAGCTTGAGCGGCGCGCAGATGGTCGCGGGCGGGTATTCCGAGGCGTAGCGTTGAatcgcgagctccttggtGGTCGGGGGTTTGGGCTTGTCGAAGCAGCGGAAACCGTTGCCGTTGAGTTTGAACACTGAGCAAATCAACTGGTTGCCGAAGCTGCCATACTGGTCGGCCGGCGTTTCAAGAATCTCCTTCCAAGCCGAAATGGCAGATTCTAGGTCAagtgatgatgatgatgcaCAATAACTTGCCTTGACACGCACTCCTGGATCTCCGTTCGCGACTCTGGCTCCTCCTGGAAGGAGGGGACCACACCACCTCGTGCAACAATGAATATTTTCCAATCTCCGGTAAACGTTAGCGTTACCGTAAGCATATTCCAGATTATCGGTTCCGAAAGGATAGTAAGCGAAAGAATCGGAGGAACTCGTAGTAGAGGTTACTGAATCTTCTCCTGGAACCTTTACGGCATCGAAACATTCAGTGTAGTTATAATTCAAATTATAAGTATTGTCGTACGGCGGTTCAGGATAGCACGAATATCCATCACGTTTCCAGTCCTCAGATGCTTGGTTGGTTTTCTGCAAAACAGAGGATGCATACCTTTCGTCGTAAAAGCTTATGACGCCTTTGTTcgagtcgccgtcgctcgcaaAGTCATAGTCGTAGTGGACATTATTGGCGTGTTTggtcgccgccttgacgtTCGTCGTATCAGGGGGTTTCACATTTGCAAGACACTCATCGAAACTCCAGTCCGTGCTCAGACCGTGCAAAGTGGTCTTCTGGAGGGGCTTGCACACAAAGCCGGGCTTTTGCCATTCCGAGGTGACGATAGACTCCAAGCTCACGCGCTGCGCGGGAAGCGAGTAGTACGCGAAAGATCCAAACATCACGCATAGAGTGATGAAATACAAGATGTATCCAAATATACGAATGCGCCATTTCGACCCGCCGATGGGTTCGATCTCCGCTTTGATGTTAAAGAAGAAGTCGGGAATCGGCACGAGAGTTTCTAAAAAGGACGAATCTTGTTGGTCGCGTTTGCTTCGTTGTAGTTCTGCATCCGGTTTGGACTGTATTTCGGAAGAGTCCGCCATCTGTTGCACGAAGTGTTTAAAAGTTTGTTTCCAGAGCGTGAAGGTGATgtgtcgcgcgtgttttgGCTGTGGTCTCTCTCTCCTTGGAAGTGATGCTAATTGGTGAAGTGATCCAGCAAACTTTATTTTATTATTATTTTCCTGAAATTTACGAACGAAGTAATAATAATAAGCAAGGTAATAATAACTTATTTACCGATCAAATAATAATCAAGGTATTTATTAATTAATAAGTTCGTTCATTCATAATAatttaccttcgtaataaataaataccttcgtaccttcgttcgttcgtacgAATGAAGATATGACTTACGGGATAATCGAAATTTCCCaaatcaacgagtcaacgataGATAGGGAATATGGTCTATTAGAAGTTAGTGACCGGGTACAGCTGCACGTAGTGTTCGTGTGCTCCGTACattccgccacgagcgccgtgcTGGCGGTCGTTGGTGACGGTCAATCCGGCGACCCTTTGCATGAGCGAGATGATAAgcgcgacgtgtacgagggcgaggttgcGGAGGTGGATTCGGTTTCGGAGCTCGTTCGGCGGGTCGATGGAGTCGTAGATGGCTTGCGTTCGCTCGTTGACGTTGCCCGAGGCTCGGTGGGCGGTgtgtgcggcgacgtctttgAGGAGGTTGAGGAACGGTTTGCCCATCCGTCCCTACGTGTCCATCACGAGCGGGATGAATTCCTTGTGCACCGCCTCAGCCGCAGCCTTGTACTTGTTGTTCTTCTCAGTCTCGCGTTTCATGATGGGATCGCCGCTGGGAGCCGAGTTGCCTTGGCGGGGTCGTGGTTGGCTCGTGTGGTTGGCTGCCGAGTCCATGATGTGGGTGATGGAGACGTCTGCGAGGATTGTGATGCCGGTGTCTCGCAGGCCGTCGACTCGGATGTCTGGTCGCAGGCTGTTGGTGTTGCCGTCCCGGTTCGTGGTACCTGGTATCTCGCCGATGGGCTCGGTGAAAGTAGTCAGGCCTTCGTTCGAACAAATAAAGGTATGTactaccttcgaaggtaataataaTTGAAGATAATATGATGTATGAATATTTATTTATTCATTCACTATATAGTCATACATACATGCACGAACTGACCCTTCATTCGGTGACAACTAATAACAGATCTATTCGTTCGTTTTTTAAAATTACATGAAGTTTACATGATCTCCGAATGAAGGGCCAAAAATGCCGATACGAGATGATGTAATTTGGGAAAATTACATGATGATCTGGTCCCAAAATCACGCGAAAATTACTACGAAGGTAGTTTATTTACATGAAAATTACATGAAGTTTATTTATTTACATGAAGTTTACATGATCTTTTTTCATAGTGGTACGTACATATGTGTGAGAACCGGAGTCGTGCGTGGCCAAATAAAGTCAATTTTAAATGAGGCGCCGTTTCAGGCAATCCTTGGCAAATTTAGTTGTCATCGGCGGCATCGCACTTTGCACAACGCTCTCTCAGCGGTCTTATCGATGCGCTACATTACTGTCGTCAGATCAAGCGGGTGAATCCCATATGAAAAGCTCAGAAGTCGGCAACGCCAAAGTAATTTCGCGTTCCAGTGCTACCCACAGACCCTCCGCATGTGAGGCGTTTGTAGGCCCTTCGAGTGATGATAGCCAAGTAGTCCAAGCCAGAACTTTACACACCCAGTTTGCCATGCATGTCTACAGAAAAGGTAAAGTCAAGGACATTGTCTCCAATACTATCGAGCAAGCTGGAGCCTGGGAAACACAAGACACAGAAAAATTGATGGATATTCTGGGCTGCGGCGATTCCTTTAAATGTTCCCCCGAGACGGCGAAAAAGGGAGTACTCGTAGATGTCGGAGCAAATATAGGATGGTTTACCCTCGCTGCTCTACACTTGGGTCACACTGTCGTTGCCTTTGAACCATTCGAAAGAAATGCGGAATTGATGTGTGCCTCCGTACAAGCTGTGCAAAATTACGAAACGCGTTTTCAATTAAATCGACTAGGCCTTGACCACAAAGGAAGGGAGTGCGAGTTGTTCCAACAAAAGGAATTGAATATCGGAGACACGCACTCAGTCTGTGATGATGAAACGAGGAAGGTGTTTGTCGAGAAAAACTATGAACCTCTTGGCTGGATGAATACAACTACTCTTGACAACGCTATGCGCACGGGAATGTTTGGCACGATAGACACGATAGACGTGATGAAAATTGATGTTGAAGGCTTCGAACCATCTGTATTTCTTGGTGGTAACGAATTCTTCCAGTCTAAATTGACGCCAAAGTTCATATTTGTTGAGCTTGTTTCAGAGAGGATGGGTGAGGTGCGGGGACAACATGATCGAGGTAAACACAGATTGAGAAGTGTTTTGCTTTCCTTGACTAACTATGGCTATGAGATCGACGACTACAGCAAGGAAGGCAACAGCGGCTTGAGTCTTTTGACAAGCTCACTTGAGCACCTAGAATCTTCAATCGACGGGCGCACCGTGTTGTTCCGACGAGCTACACCTGTAAGTACTTctagggtttagggtttagtGAAACGAGCTCAGTTTTGGGCGCTAGGTTTAGGGTTTGTTGTGGACTACCAGAGGTGTCAATTGTGCCAACGGCACCATTTTTTCTGACTGGCCCCCGTACGAAAACCCTGTGTCAATTGAGCCAACGGCACCAACATTTTCGGGAAAAAATAAGCTACCGTCGTGCCAATTTGACACAGCGCCTATGGGCAAAATGACCCCCCGTTGGCACGTTGACACGTGGGGGTCAGTCTGACGAGTTGAACGAAATTCGATCGGCGTCTGTGACTGTTTGCTTGTGCGCGACTACTCAACTTTCGCAATTTACTTTTCGACAACCTGATC containing:
- a CDS encoding hypothetical protein (putative uncharacterized protein), which produces MGKPFLNLLKDVAAHTAHRASGNVNERTQAIYDSIDPPNELRNRIHLRNLALVHVALIISLMQRVAGLTVTNDRQHGARGGMYGAHEHYVQLYPVTNF
- a CDS encoding hypothetical protein (has partial DUF874, helicobacter pylori protein of unknown function (DUF874). This family consists of several hypothetical proteins specific to Helicobacter pylori. The function of this family is unknown; hypothetical protein); translated protein: MADSSEIQSKPDAELQRSKRDQQDSSFLETLVPIPDFFFNIKAEIEPIGGSKWRIRIFGYILYFITLCVMFGSFAYYSLPAQRVSLESIVTSEWQKPGFVCKPLQKTTLHGLSTDWSFDECLANVKPPDTTNVKAATKHANNVHYDYDFASDGDSNKGVISFYDERYASSVLQKTNQASEDWKRDGYSCYPEPPYDNTYNLNYNYTECFDAVKVPGEDSVTSTTSSSDSFAYYPFGTDNLEYAYGNANVYRRLENIHCCTRWCGPLLPGGARVANGDPGVRVKASYCASSSSLDLESAISAWKEILETPADQYGSFGNQLICSVFKLNGNGFRCFDKPKPPTTKELAIQRYASEYPPATICAPLKLNSPFQCARNVEVPATTRLSLSVAAAQAVFALTGIALVALLRKFQKPSTTTSESLSTDGDLRSMMRKLRNEFHSTCDQLRTGQDQLRTGQDQLRTGQDQLRTGQDQLRTGQDQLRTGQDQLRTGQDQLRTGQGRHEELIQKLLSKEGGR
- a CDS encoding hypothetical protein (expressed; weak similarity to methyltransferase; hypothetical protein), translating into MRRRFRQSLANLVVIGGIALCTTLSQRSYRCATLLSSDQAGESHMKSSEVGNAKVISRSSATHRPSACEAFVGPSSDDSQVVQARTLHTQFAMHVYRKGKVKDIVSNTIEQAGAWETQDTEKLMDILGCGDSFKCSPETAKKGVLVDVGANIGWFTLAALHLGHTVVAFEPFERNAELMCASVQAVQNYETRFQLNRLGLDHKGRECELFQQKELNIGDTHSVCDDETRKVFVEKNYEPLGWMNTTTLDNAMRTGMFGTIDTIDVMKIDVEGFEPSVFLGGNEFFQSKLTPKFIFVELVSERMGEVRGQHDRGKHRLRSVLLSLTNYGYEIDDYSKEGNSGLSLLTSSLEHLESSIDGRTVLFRRATPVSTSRV